Proteins encoded by one window of Papio anubis isolate 15944 chromosome 7, Panubis1.0, whole genome shotgun sequence:
- the ANG gene encoding angiogenin has translation MVMRLGLFLLVFMLGLGLTLPTLAQDNFRYRDFLAKHYDGTPEGRNDRYCESTMRRRHLTSPCKDTNTFIHGNRHHINAICGDENGNPYGGNLRISKSPFQVTTCKLHGGSPRPPCRYRATRGSRNIVVGCENGLPVHLDESIFRP, from the coding sequence ATGGTGATGCGCCTGGGCCTTTTCTTGTTGGTCTTCATGCTGGGTCTGGGTCTGACCCTACCCACCCTGGCTCAGGATAACTTCAGGTACAGAGACTTCCTGGCCAAGCACTATGATGGCACACCAGAGGGCCGGAATGACAGATACTGTGAAAGCACGATGAGGAGACGGCACCTGACCTCACCCTGCAAAGACACCAACACCTTTATTCATGGCAACAGGCACCACATCAACGCCATCTGTGGAGATGAGAATGGAAACCCTTACGGAGGAAACCTAAGAATAAGCAAGTCTCCTTTTCAGGTCACCACTTGCAAGCTACATGGAGGATCCCCCCGGCCTCCATGCCGGTACCGAGCCACACGGGGGTCCAGAAACATTGTTGTTGGTTGTGAAAATGGCCTACCTGTCCACTTGGATGAGTCCATTTTCCGTCCGTAA